One window of Akkermansia biwaensis genomic DNA carries:
- a CDS encoding glycosyltransferase, whose product MTPARKKIIITMTYMHIGGAERSLLGLLHAIDYTQYDVDLFLFSHEGEFMDMIPPQVNLLPEISAYRTLVAPLNLRNGKHRFLYLMKKLGILLAAVRYKMMGRPVHEHGIMQYCQRLMLPWLPDISNRHYDLGISFLGFHDVISDKVKADVKLGWYHTDYGSVRPFMRMDGKMWNRLDKIVLVSESAMQSFLRSHPGLAAKACVIENILSPAFIRSQAQTSLPAPAGPEQGISLLTVGRLCEEKAYDRAMDACRILLDSGYRIKWTVLGEGHLESVLRERISKLNLQDHFILAGAAANPYPYFRHCDIYVQPSNVEGKSVSVREAQILGKPVIVTRYPTATSQIEDGIDGIITDMSAEAVAQAAARLIDHPELRRRLSGNCAARDYGNEGEINHIYQMVP is encoded by the coding sequence ATGACCCCCGCCAGGAAAAAAATCATCATCACGATGACCTACATGCATATAGGAGGAGCAGAACGCAGCCTTCTGGGGTTGCTGCACGCCATCGACTACACGCAGTACGACGTAGACCTGTTCCTGTTCAGCCATGAAGGGGAATTCATGGACATGATCCCTCCCCAGGTAAATCTTCTTCCGGAAATTTCCGCATACAGGACGCTTGTCGCCCCCCTGAACCTCCGGAATGGAAAGCACCGTTTCCTCTATCTGATGAAGAAACTGGGCATTCTGCTGGCGGCGGTCCGTTATAAAATGATGGGCAGACCGGTCCACGAACACGGCATCATGCAATACTGCCAGCGTCTCATGCTTCCGTGGCTTCCGGACATCAGCAACAGGCATTATGACCTCGGCATCAGTTTCCTCGGCTTCCATGACGTCATCTCGGACAAGGTAAAAGCCGATGTGAAGCTGGGCTGGTATCATACGGACTACGGAAGCGTCAGGCCATTCATGCGCATGGACGGAAAAATGTGGAACCGGCTGGATAAAATCGTCCTGGTGTCTGAAAGCGCCATGCAGTCCTTCCTCCGCAGCCATCCGGGCCTGGCGGCCAAGGCATGCGTCATTGAAAACATCCTGTCTCCCGCCTTTATCAGAAGCCAGGCACAAACTTCCCTCCCCGCCCCCGCAGGCCCGGAACAAGGCATATCACTTCTGACAGTAGGGCGTCTCTGCGAGGAAAAGGCCTATGACCGGGCCATGGATGCCTGCCGCATCCTGCTTGACAGTGGTTACCGGATCAAATGGACAGTCCTTGGAGAAGGGCATCTGGAATCCGTCTTAAGGGAGCGCATCAGTAAGCTGAACCTTCAGGACCATTTCATTCTGGCGGGAGCCGCGGCCAATCCGTATCCCTACTTCCGCCATTGCGATATTTATGTGCAGCCTTCCAATGTGGAGGGAAAATCCGTCTCCGTCCGGGAGGCCCAAATCCTGGGGAAACCCGTCATTGTCACCAGATATCCCACGGCCACCAGCCAGATTGAAGACGGCATTGACGGCATTATCACGGACATGAGCGCGGAGGCAGTGGCGCAGGCGGCGGCACGGCTTATCGACCATCCCGAACTGAGGCGGAGACTTTCCGGCAACTGCGCCGCCCGCGATTACGGAAACGAGGGGGAAATCAACCACATTTACCAGATGGTGCCATGA
- a CDS encoding glycosyltransferase has protein sequence MKPYYLVITPFFPTESSFRGPFIYDQVRAIKKTGRYRDVLVFKPASPFDRRTSYDYKGITVRLFPFLQMPSLILNGLTNGINSALFLKAFRRAGFSPDHIAVAHAHTSVFAACALSLKAASPQTVALVQHHDGDPYTIRNGKFASCAFNARYRAKKNIRLFNRMDCHVSISKFVERHLLEFPAVNPQDYFESYRNSLSLVQNLPPITPKKSLILYNGVDTGQFHPSPRQRKNEKLTIGCVGNFVDLKDQITLVKAVEQLLAREQGSGILLKFIGTGPTLEECRAYVREHRLESSITFQTEIPHTELAAFYHSLDLFVLPSFFEGFGCVLLEAHACGVPFMTCCGQGGAEYIPPEDKDKWLFAPRDHDGLAALISRFDKERYPQSVCHEYDINILITRFLDQIDPAGSERTENGNGGQTGP, from the coding sequence ATGAAGCCGTATTACCTTGTCATCACTCCCTTTTTTCCCACGGAATCGTCATTCCGGGGGCCCTTCATTTATGACCAGGTACGGGCCATCAAAAAGACGGGGCGCTACCGGGACGTGCTCGTTTTCAAGCCGGCCTCCCCCTTCGACCGCCGCACCTCCTATGATTATAAAGGTATCACGGTGCGCCTTTTCCCTTTCCTCCAAATGCCTTCCCTGATCCTGAACGGCCTGACTAACGGGATCAACTCAGCCCTGTTCCTGAAAGCTTTCCGGCGCGCCGGTTTTTCCCCGGACCATATCGCCGTGGCGCACGCCCACACCTCCGTATTTGCGGCGTGCGCACTTTCCCTGAAAGCCGCCTCTCCACAGACCGTGGCACTGGTCCAGCATCATGACGGTGATCCCTACACCATCAGAAACGGCAAATTTGCCTCCTGCGCCTTCAATGCGCGCTACCGGGCGAAGAAGAACATCAGACTTTTCAACAGAATGGACTGCCACGTTTCCATCAGCAAATTCGTGGAGCGCCATCTTCTTGAATTCCCGGCCGTCAACCCCCAAGACTATTTCGAATCCTACCGTAACAGCCTGTCCCTGGTGCAGAACCTGCCTCCCATCACTCCCAAAAAATCGCTCATCCTGTACAATGGGGTGGACACCGGCCAATTTCATCCCTCACCCCGCCAGCGGAAGAACGAAAAGCTGACGATAGGTTGTGTGGGGAATTTCGTGGACCTCAAGGACCAGATCACCCTGGTCAAGGCGGTGGAACAACTTCTCGCGCGGGAACAGGGCTCCGGCATTTTACTGAAATTCATCGGAACCGGCCCCACCCTGGAAGAATGCCGCGCCTATGTGCGGGAGCACCGCCTGGAAAGCAGCATTACTTTTCAGACGGAAATTCCTCACACCGAACTGGCCGCCTTTTACCATTCCCTGGACCTCTTCGTGCTGCCTTCCTTCTTTGAGGGCTTCGGCTGCGTTCTGTTGGAGGCGCACGCCTGCGGCGTTCCCTTCATGACATGCTGCGGTCAGGGGGGAGCGGAATACATTCCCCCGGAAGACAAAGACAAATGGCTGTTCGCACCCCGTGACCATGACGGCCTGGCCGCACTCATCAGCCGGTTTGACAAGGAACGCTATCCGCAGAGCGTCTGCCATGAATATGACATCAACATCCTGATCACCCGTTTTCTGGACCAGATCGACCCGGCAGGAAGCGAACGAACGGAAAACGGAAACGGAGGACAAACCGGCCCATGA
- a CDS encoding acyltransferase family protein, with protein MNADLPHAASGRISYLDFLKGFSVLWVVLMHVHYEYDPGCMPSWITLPYYMPIFCFVSGVFFREKPWHELIAAKARTLLVPFLTFYLFTLLLYKLHELLLALHQKTGFRPFTDSLFGPHAVYSYQVLNGALWFFIGLFCITLLYAFLKKFLSPIMTVGASLACSLAGLFLWARPEYNPITPLFPLSHILYFLIYFTLGALYGKKLLQLVENGHSKFLLLLCIIPVVLINAGYGLLPWMRLLPYMAWQMVCSACFIAFSLLCAKYLDGVKLLRPLRFYGKNSLIVFATHMPIFGLYYHAWFKTNTFGKIGFFILFLGIEYLLILFFNRCCPRLIGKRPQ; from the coding sequence ATGAATGCCGACCTTCCCCATGCCGCTTCCGGGCGCATTTCCTATCTTGACTTCCTCAAGGGCTTTTCGGTCCTCTGGGTGGTCCTGATGCACGTCCATTACGAATATGACCCGGGGTGCATGCCGTCATGGATCACCCTGCCGTACTACATGCCCATCTTCTGCTTCGTTTCCGGCGTCTTTTTCAGGGAAAAACCATGGCATGAACTGATCGCGGCGAAGGCCAGAACCCTTCTGGTTCCCTTCCTCACGTTCTATCTGTTCACCCTGCTTCTGTACAAACTGCACGAACTGCTCCTCGCGCTTCATCAGAAAACCGGCTTCCGTCCGTTCACGGACAGCTTGTTCGGCCCCCATGCCGTTTATTCCTATCAGGTTCTGAACGGAGCGCTCTGGTTCTTCATAGGCCTGTTCTGCATCACCCTCCTTTATGCGTTTTTGAAAAAATTCCTTTCGCCCATCATGACTGTGGGCGCCAGCCTGGCGTGCTCCCTGGCGGGCCTGTTCCTGTGGGCGCGTCCGGAATACAACCCCATCACTCCTCTTTTCCCGCTTTCCCATATCCTGTATTTCCTGATTTATTTCACGCTGGGGGCCCTGTACGGTAAAAAACTGCTGCAACTGGTTGAAAACGGACACAGCAAATTTCTCCTGCTCCTCTGCATCATTCCCGTCGTGCTGATCAATGCCGGCTACGGACTTCTGCCCTGGATGCGCCTTCTCCCGTACATGGCCTGGCAAATGGTTTGCTCCGCATGTTTCATTGCCTTTTCCCTCTTGTGCGCCAAATACCTGGACGGAGTGAAACTATTGCGCCCCCTGCGCTTTTACGGGAAAAACTCCCTGATCGTCTTTGCCACGCACATGCCCATCTTCGGCCTGTACTACCACGCCTGGTTTAAAACGAACACATTCGGAAAAATCGGCTTTTTCATCCTCTTTCTCGGCATTGAGTACCTCCTGATCCTTTTCTTCAACCGGTGCTGTCCCAGGCTGATCGGCAAACGTCCCCAATGA
- a CDS encoding glycosyltransferase family 4 protein produces the protein MTTNIPTLAIYFPSLENLGGIERVVEAQTLIFAKHGIHVLLVTEQPVGKLRPSLENYCRFACLSRESSRKDQWEKIIREHRPSLVILHGAFYAAAMETAAILRPLPVKTILNIHFSFPTPLYLTGDEGMYDSHLETARLCDAVAVVSGTDRRFWTALGCRAHYVQNPVRHAASAPVPTPPRSRRTLLWLGRPMEPKMPEEALYIMAELLPRVPDARLVMAGGHGAESGKLLQLTKALGISSSVTFIPEQADVEPLYAESGIHLLTSQAESFCLVLAEAKARGIPTVMYDIPYLELLHNRRGVSVLPYGDRRGMADRIAALMLDEELYARQSEQARESLLPFNDEAVFQTWNAIFSDLAGQEAAPEDIREGQQAEEDLRLIVSEMYRAWSYRMEKDLWKIEFWNNLEKMLGTSAAARLRRWGEALFQRLKKLKRSIK, from the coding sequence ATGACGACAAACATCCCTACCCTGGCCATCTACTTCCCCTCCCTGGAAAACCTGGGGGGCATTGAACGCGTTGTGGAGGCGCAAACCCTCATCTTTGCCAAACACGGAATCCACGTCCTTCTCGTCACGGAACAACCCGTAGGCAAATTGCGCCCGTCCCTGGAAAACTACTGCCGGTTCGCCTGCCTCAGCCGGGAATCCTCCCGGAAGGACCAGTGGGAAAAAATCATCCGCGAACACCGTCCCTCCCTGGTCATTCTGCACGGCGCCTTTTATGCCGCTGCCATGGAAACGGCGGCCATCCTCCGCCCTCTTCCGGTCAAAACCATCCTCAATATCCATTTCTCCTTCCCTACCCCCCTCTACCTGACGGGGGATGAAGGGATGTATGATTCCCATCTGGAAACCGCCCGCCTCTGCGACGCCGTAGCCGTTGTTTCCGGAACAGACCGCCGGTTCTGGACTGCTCTGGGCTGCCGCGCCCATTACGTTCAGAATCCCGTCAGGCATGCGGCCTCCGCGCCTGTTCCGACTCCGCCGCGCTCCAGGCGCACACTGCTGTGGCTTGGGCGCCCCATGGAACCCAAAATGCCGGAAGAAGCCCTGTACATCATGGCGGAACTATTGCCCCGCGTGCCTGATGCCAGACTGGTCATGGCGGGAGGCCACGGGGCGGAATCCGGAAAACTCCTCCAATTAACCAAAGCTCTGGGCATCAGCTCCAGCGTGACATTCATCCCCGAACAGGCTGATGTGGAACCCCTTTATGCGGAAAGCGGCATCCATCTGCTGACCTCTCAGGCGGAATCATTCTGCCTGGTTCTGGCAGAGGCGAAGGCACGCGGCATCCCCACGGTCATGTATGATATTCCCTACCTGGAACTCCTGCACAACCGCCGGGGAGTGTCCGTCCTCCCTTATGGGGACCGGCGCGGCATGGCGGACAGGATAGCCGCCCTCATGCTGGACGAAGAATTGTACGCCCGCCAGAGTGAGCAGGCCAGAGAAAGTCTTCTGCCTTTCAATGATGAAGCCGTCTTCCAGACCTGGAACGCCATTTTCTCCGACCTTGCCGGACAGGAGGCCGCCCCGGAGGACATCCGCGAGGGACAACAGGCTGAGGAAGACCTGCGCCTGATCGTCTCCGAAATGTACCGGGCATGGAGCTACCGCATGGAAAAGGACTTATGGAAGATCGAATTCTGGAACAACCTGGAAAAAATGCTGGGGACGTCCGCCGCGGCCCGGCTCCGCAGATGGGGGGAAGCCCTGTTCCAGCGGCTTAAAAAACTGAAAAGGAGCATCAAATAA
- a CDS encoding O-antigen ligase family protein, with the protein MKKILQYIRNHGAWAFAFMIAMASPILGPLAALSPLYPLAFAAGTAVVLLTRNLRISLPMAFLVLACAASIILANPLPIFQPWVRLCYSLLVFIVLSPLLSSPTLEEFRIRLYEWVMRLSVFIGVASFFCYFAGINYMTTFYKASPGTAGLFGGLTVQSMLLGPMAGVGFIHLLYRTLKEMMTYGTLSLPRLFMMLACLCSVLLSASRGAFLATAAASGYLFFMFLKDKPHQLLKTGVCLLLVSGAAYPLMGHFASGMISKQEANEKSGGTFSSREILWNDRKREFLDSPVYGVGFASQRIVSYAVSLRTGVIEPGTSYGAIFAMTGLLGGLPFMYILLTNILKRPFPRRYGAPVSPAQATLVFFSLHMVTEGYAFAAGASLGAVFWCSLGAAAAYRHQIHTHPLEIP; encoded by the coding sequence ATGAAAAAAATTCTGCAATATATCAGGAACCACGGCGCCTGGGCCTTTGCGTTCATGATTGCCATGGCCTCACCCATTCTGGGGCCCCTGGCCGCCTTGTCCCCTCTTTATCCGCTTGCCTTCGCGGCGGGAACAGCCGTCGTGCTGCTGACGAGAAACCTTCGTATCAGCCTGCCCATGGCCTTCCTTGTCCTAGCCTGCGCGGCAAGCATCATCCTGGCCAATCCGCTCCCCATTTTCCAACCCTGGGTGAGACTATGCTACAGCCTGCTCGTCTTCATCGTCCTGAGTCCTCTGCTGTCTTCCCCAACATTGGAGGAATTCCGCATCCGGCTTTATGAATGGGTCATGCGCCTGAGCGTTTTCATCGGCGTAGCCTCCTTTTTCTGTTACTTTGCAGGCATCAACTACATGACCACCTTTTACAAGGCCTCTCCCGGTACTGCGGGGCTTTTCGGCGGTCTGACCGTCCAGTCCATGCTTCTGGGCCCCATGGCCGGCGTCGGCTTCATTCATCTGCTGTACCGGACGCTGAAGGAGATGATGACTTACGGAACCTTGTCACTTCCCAGGTTGTTCATGATGTTGGCCTGCCTGTGTTCCGTTCTTCTTTCCGCCTCACGGGGCGCCTTCCTGGCCACGGCCGCCGCTTCGGGCTATCTATTCTTCATGTTCCTGAAGGACAAGCCGCATCAGTTGCTGAAAACAGGCGTCTGCCTGCTTCTTGTATCGGGAGCCGCCTATCCGCTCATGGGGCATTTTGCCTCCGGCATGATCTCCAAGCAGGAGGCCAATGAAAAATCGGGCGGAACCTTTTCCTCCCGGGAAATTTTATGGAACGACAGAAAACGTGAATTTCTGGACTCCCCCGTTTACGGAGTCGGATTCGCCTCCCAGCGCATTGTTTCCTATGCCGTTTCCCTGCGTACGGGGGTCATTGAACCAGGCACCTCCTACGGAGCCATCTTCGCCATGACAGGACTGTTGGGAGGCCTGCCCTTCATGTACATTCTCCTGACCAATATCCTGAAAAGGCCTTTTCCGCGACGGTATGGCGCTCCTGTCTCTCCGGCCCAGGCCACCCTCGTCTTCTTTTCCCTGCATATGGTAACGGAAGGTTATGCCTTTGCCGCCGGTGCGTCCCTGGGAGCCGTTTTCTGGTGCTCCCTGGGAGCCGCAGCC